The following nucleotide sequence is from Pithys albifrons albifrons isolate INPA30051 chromosome 2, PitAlb_v1, whole genome shotgun sequence.
AGGCCTATGCATAGCAGCCAGAGTGTAGATTTCTGTGGTGTTTTTCTGCTTGGACCTTAACAGTGCTAAAGTGGTCTTTGTACTTAACCCAGATGGGTTTGGGTTACATGAACTTATACACCATGAAGCATAAACAGAAGCTTTGAGGGTTGGTTGCTGAGTATAATTTGGTTTTGTATAGTTTAAGAAACACCAGCTCACAGTAGTAGTAGTACGCAGACTTGGGAACTGAAGGATCTGGTGAAAATCTGCTACATCTGTCAGGAGAATGGTTGAGGCTGTGACTTTCCCAACAGTATTAGATGACATCTGGACTAACATCCCAAGAGGCAATTTTTGATGCTTCAGCTGGTCTTCTGTCTGAATTTCTCCTGGTGGCAATGAAGACCTCTGTGGACTCATGCTCATATCTGAAGCTGTTTCATCCACATCCAGTTCTTCTGGTGAGTCTCTCCCTTCAGATGGGCCACTGGACTTCTGCCCTGGTGATGTGGAATCAAAACTGGAGAGCTTTTCTCTGCCCAGTGGGAAAGCATCAGCTGCTGGCATGCTGACAGGTGGGAAATCTTGAGATGATGAGGATGACAGCGAAGAAGAGGATGACAGGTATGGCAGACTTTCTTTTGGCTCGgtagcacagctctgccttacTAGTTGAGGCTTCTGCATTcttgaaaaatctttctttatATCGGAGTTAGTTAACTCAACTGCACTTAGTTCCTCAACTATCTGCCcatacattttttcttctttgaccCGTTTCTGCTGCTTGGTCTCCATGAAGAGTTCCAAGCTGCTGGCAGGTGAAAGCATTCGTTTGCTTCCTCCCAAGGTAGAAACCATGTCAGAACTGGAAGGCAAACAGAGGGGAATTGGTGGCTCTAGTCCAAGCGGTAGCGTCTGTGGCACTTTCCACAAAGGATATTTTTCTAGTCCTCCATGCTGACCCAACATCTGAGCTATGTTAAATCCAATTCCTTGCATGGTTGCATTAGTTGCCAATGTTCTTTGAGAAACTGTCTCATCAACTTTACAAATTACAATTGCAGGACTGTTGCTCTGCCCAAGGATCTGGGAAATGCTTGTGTACATGACACTACCGTAAGATGGTACATGGGTTTGAATCCTGACAGGAACAACTGTTCCTGGCAAAGACTGTATAGATCCATCACTTCGGGTGTCAAAATCTGTCGGAAGATGTTGCTCAGAGGAGGTATCTGTTGGTTTAATGCTATGGTCTGACTGGTACTTAGCAAGAATATTTTTTGAATGCTGCCCAGATGTTCCTGAATAATGCTGGTATGTTTGCTCTTTAGCATGCACATAATCAGCTGCTTTCTTTCCAATAAGCTCTGGTGCATGTTCCAAGTGATAACTTGGAGGAATGTCTGTTTGGAAAGGTTGTTTGATATAAGATTTCTGCAGCTGTTGTACAAACTGATGCTGGAAGTGCAGAGGTTCTGTGCATGACTGCCACAAGACAGGCTGCTGAGATGGTGGTAAGTGAACCATGCAGACAGCTGGATAGGGGAACTGAAACAAGGTGCTATGAATAGGGGAAAATGAGACTTTTTCCTGATGTGCAaatagctgctgctgctctgatggATGTTTGTTGGGAATATAAGGTGCTTGTTGGATCAAGGAAGTCCTTAGCATTTCTGGGCTGTCCACAAGAAGAGCCTGTTGCTGGGCAAGGTGGGATGAGCTAGTACTAAGCTGAGCACAAGAGCCAATAGCCTGTTTTCCAGAGTCATCTACCTGAATGGGCTGAAGTACAGAGGAAGGGGAGTGATGCCAGGCAAGCTGGGAGGAGCGAAGACCAGCCTGTGAGTGTTCCATCTGCTCCTGCTTTATActttgctctgtgctctgaTCAGTCTGTGAAATCTCTGGAAAACCACTGAAGGAAGCCTGGCGAACCAAGaagcatttcttcctttctcgGGATGGAGACAGTGCCATAGTAGGTGTCCCAGCTGAAGAGGCATGAGACAGGTTCCCATAATCAAAGGATTTACTTCGGATCTCTGGGATTTCAGCAGCATGAGGGCAGGGCATCTGTTCAGAAGAGCAGCGTCTCATTTCCCTCTGATGGTGATGTCCAGGGACGGAAAGTGAGTAAGCACCAGCTGGAACTGTTAAAAACTCCGATTGTTTTCCAAATTCATCTTGTTTGGGAGGTGTGATGAACTTCATactctcttctctttcaaaagACATTGAAAAACTTGAACTGTGAGACAAATTACTTTCTTGGCTAGGGCTACGAGAGAGGCTTGTACCTGTGGACTCAAAGCTGGATTCTCCAGAGGAGTGCTCCATGTCAGCCAGTCGTAAACGCTTCTTTTTGGGTGGTAGCTTTTCAGCTGGAAGTTGGGAAAGGGTTTCACTTCTCTGGGGCCACTGAAACTCTTCAGTGGGTCTCTCCTGATCTTTACTTTGCAATTCTTTATCTTTTTCAGGCTTATCTGGCTCCTCCGTGACACGAATTTCAGGTACCTGTATGTTGTGCTGGCGAACCAACCTGGGCTGCATATGACACGGCTGAGGCTGCTGGGGAGACGGCTTACTGGTGTCAGCATTTTCCATCTGCGGAGCTCGGTCTGGGCTCATTGGGGACTCACAAATCTCACTCTCACATGTTTCAGGTGGTGAATAGATCTTTTCCTGCGGGCATGCAATATGCTCTGTAGATTCAGACCTTTCAAATGAGTTTGGCCTACTCAACGAATTTGTGTGCTGAATAACAGAGATGACATTTCCTGGGGGCTTTCTAGCCAGTGATTCTGCAGTCTTTTCTTGCTCTGCAGCTAAGGATGAGTCTTCCAAAGAAGCTGCCGGGCTCCCAGACTGCAAGTAAGGCCTGCAGATTTCAAAGCGCTCCGTATTGCAATGGGGAGCATTTTCCAGGCCTTGAAGGGCAAATCCACTTCTTGGCACTTCCTGCATTTGGGATTTGGGATCAAAGTCCAAAGGTTGAATTCCCGCAGTGGTGCCAGTCGTACTGCTGCAAAGCATGGGACTATCTTCCTCATCTCCAACACTCTCTTCTTTCCTGCgctttctgttttcaaaagttGTTCCAAGCATGGATGGCACTGACTGAGATTGTCCAAGTGGATCAACAAAAAACTCTCCTCCTTTGTTCATTCCACCTAAGGATGGTGAATCCCTGTAGTTATGCTTCTGAGCTTCAAATTCTTCCCACTTTCTGTAGTGCTTTCCACTGGCATCATAGTCATAAAAGGTCTtgtctcctttcttctcttttaaggATGGTCCTTTGTCACCTGTGGTCTGTCTGCTGGAAGCAATAATGATATTTTTCCCTGGTCTTCCATGATAGTCTGAATCTGAGTGTCCCTCCTGTACAGATGGCAGTTCAAAGGCAGCCTGTCTTCTCAACATTCTTTGGTGGGATATTCCCACTGTCCCGGGGTAAAATACATCATCAGAGCCAGTCATCTTCTCATCGAACGAATGGCTTCCTCTCAGAGACGGGGGAATACTTAGGGTGTTTGCAGAAGAGGTTGGCATGGAGTTACTTCTAATAAGAGGAGAGGAATCTACTGGGGGCTCTAGAAGGACAGGCACATCACCCTGCTGACTGACTTGGTACAAGCTAGTTTCACTTTTGATGGATGATGTGGTGATCTGGGATTGTCGACATTCTGTATTGCTGCCTGGATAAACTTGTGCAGATTTAATAGTGCTCAAATTACTGGAGTCAACAAGTTCGTCTTTATTTGGAGTCAGCTGAGAAATATGTTCCTCAAGCATCTTGATATCTAATCTGTTATTTAGAAGAGGTGATGGGTCTGTTTTGCCCTTTTTACCCATTAAACTGTGTTCCTGATTTGCTGTGGCTACAGTAAGTGCTGTCCTTTGATTAATCCTATAGAATTTcccaaaaattatttcttcataaGACTTTGCATTAGTATTTGGTGGGCTAATTTGCTGCTCAGCGCTTTCTGAGCGGGAAAAATAACCAGAGTCAGTGCTTCCTTTACTGTGTGGGCTCAGGAGGTTTAATGACTGCTCAGAATCTTGTCCTTTTTTCTCTGACAGTCTTAGTGCAAGTCTCTGTTTAACTGTATGAGAGTCATCAGACTTGGTACTTAAGGATGGAGTTTGCAACATATCAGAGCCAATATATGGTGAACTCTCACTCGGCAATTGAATCCCACTTTTAGGGATTATCAAAATGGGCACTTTCATCGGCCCCACCAAGGACTCTTCCATGGAGGAGTGAAAACCACTCCTGCTAGCAATGTCCAGGGGGAGCTGAGAGACGGGGCTCAGTTTATCAGACCCTTCCACTAGGAGTGAGGTCTCCTCATCAgtgtctgtgctctgctcaCCATCTGAATGTATTTCAGCTTCCACATCGATGTAACTGGCATCAAGGTCCAATTTAGAGACTGCTGAATCTGTAAAAGGTACCAATCCTGCCTTAATTGCATGGGCATGTGACTTTCTGTGTTTGTAAAGGTTGCTTTTTGTCTTGAAGGAGAAACCACAAGGAACACACGGGTACGGTCGCTCACCAGTATGAGATCTAATATGCTTTTTAAGTACACTAGGTTTGGCACAGGCCCGATTACAGTAAGGACAAATGTACTTGCCAGGCTTTTTGGGTTTGTGCTCCTTTTTGTGAGCATCTTCTGATTGTTCTAAAGATTTCTGTGAATATTGGCTGTATGCAGGGTTCAAACTTGAAATCTTCTTCCTGGAGAAACCTCCACTATGGCTATGCatatgaaaaggaaacaagtcCTCTGAGGCAACTGATTGCAAGTGGCTAGGAAACTGCCACGGAGGGCCTTCCAAGCTCTGATGTGGCTTTATGTTGTGCAAGAAGCCTTGTGGCAATGAATGTTGTGGGAAAGAAAGTGAATGTTGACATGAGTAAGGACTTGGACGATGCTGTGGATATTGCTTCTCTGTGACTTGCTGTGCAGCTTCATTTGATGATACCAGTTTCCCAGAACTAAAGAGTTGTGCTGATGCCGTGTTTCCTATTTGCTCGTGATCTACTTGTGGTTGCCTCTGTACTTCTTGATTGCTGAAAGTGCTCATCTTAATAACAGCTGTATGTTCTTGCCTCCATCTACTTGGTACTTTAGCAGTTTCTCCAGACCTTGAGGTAGCTTTTTGCCCTATAGCTGTGTCCCCGGAGTCCATTTTGTTACACAAGGTCTTAAGTGCTAGTTCACTTGAAAGCTGTGCAGACACatggagagtgtccaaagctgtgctttttaaagttttgttgCTCCCATTTTTCCAGGGCTGTAGCAAGTTCacagacttttctttctctttggaaCTTTCCACGCAGTAGTCTATAGGCATTAGATTTGTGTCTGTACACTAATGTGAGTATTACACAGTTCTGTTCATGGCATGAACATTCCCAAACAGTTTATTATGCATTTGCAAAGACTTGTTATAGCATTTGGACATTTTCCATTGTTATCAAATACTGAGATGCAGAATGACCCAGAGATATTTGTGATTTCCTAGAGCAAAGTTCTCGTCATCTTTTCTATGGTGACACAGCTAcctgcacagagaaaaaaaaaagaaaccacataCACCAATTAATACAGTCAAACTAAACAACATTGGTGCAGTCAGATGCGCTTTTATTGAGTCTTACATGGAAAGTACTGAGGGACTACATTTCACAAAACTCCCTTTTGTGAGCAGACAAAGTAAGGACTGGCTCTGGAGACTACACACAAGCACAATCACTACTCAGTAACAGCCCTAGGAATAGAAAATAGAGATCTACACTTTCCAAATTAAACAGTAGCTTTGGAAGCCTTTCTGGGGACAGTTTAAAGTCTTGATCTCAGAAAGTCCACCACATACTTCCAAAGCTCTTTCAGCAAATCATTGCTGAAAATAGAGTCCTAACACTGTGGGTGGGAATTACCTTATCCAGCACTACTCACCTACTGTTCAGACATGCACTTTAGTCACCCAGCCTTTCTCTAAAATCAAAGGAGGGTGATCACAGGAGAAATCTTTTTATACTGTGATAGATGCTTCTGACATAGAGGCTGACTATGCACATGACCCTCCACTATGGAGATGCTTGTTTCTCATAGTCAGCTAGGCAGAAATCCTTGGAGCACACCAAATTTTAAGATGGCTAGTCAGGTACTTCTTATCTTAGATCATCTAACTGGTTTTACATGAAGGGGTTGTTTACCTTTTTAAACTACTTTTTAAACAGTCAAAGAAGAGACATCAAAGAAGCATTGCAAACACAGCACTACTGGTACCTTTCCCCATCTTCATCTTCCAATCACTATATTAAATTTCAGTGAGTCTTGATAGATGTAAAGGATGTATTTCAGAAATGAACTACAACTGGGTTTATGTGACCTTAGCATTTTAGATTTCACTGTTGAAACAATTCCATCCAGTTATACATGTAATTTTAACACTTAAATGTGATAGGTTTCCACAGTTGTactataaaaaagaaaaggtcagAGGTATGATTTTCATAGAAAAGTACAACATTTGAATTTGAAATACAGTCTTGGCTTTCTCTTTCCATATTATCCAAACACAGGATAAAATAGCCAGATTTATAAAGACAGTCATCATTTAACAATAGtaaggaaaaggataaaaaaatgaGGAATAGAGAtactggaatatttttcattcctaCAGCGAAGAAACTGAAATAAGGTTGAAGAAACACTAGCAAGGTACAGGAAAACATAGAGGTAATAGGCACATACAATTTTTTCCCAGTATAAAGCAATTACCTGCATCTTCTAGACATCTAATAGGCATGACTATCTTCAAATTtcctgtagaaaaaaaatcataagaaATTTATTATATCAGGTATAGATGATGAAAaagttttttattctttacaCCAGAGGCATGAAAAATTCACTTATCTATACATTTGAACATTTTATGTTGTGTCTTAGAGGTCTGAGCAACTACATTTGAAGCATATGAGCATGAATAGTTTTAAAGGACTTAGGTTTCTGCTGTGTAGATGAATAACTGCAAGTCTAGACTAATGAAGTCTCACCTTCCTGAATCAGTAAAAAGAAAGCTGCCAATGTACCTCTTCATTCCTATGCCTTTGTTAAGCCCGGATTATCACCGAATCTCCCTGGCAAATCcctttttaatgtctttctcCAGCTAATACGTTTAGACTCCAGGTTTCTCATTCAATGTTTCAGGGACCAGAACAAACTCCTGGTCAGGGTGTCACCACCCAGGGACACAAAAATGTAGTGTCCAAATTAGTTAATGCCAGAGTGATACTGCTAAAGAAGGTATGGCTACCTTCTCAAAGAAGAACCTACAGACCAAAAACATGGCTAAAGACTTCTGCGTCTGCCATGATTTAGCACCTGTCTGACTGTCACCACACTGCAAGCTACTCTCTGTACTGTTGAAAAGACTGGCGCCGAGAACAGGGAGCATGAACATCAATCTCACTGCCTTAAGAATATTTCTCTCACCAAAGGAGGACTCTCTCTTCCAGTGTTCAACAAATATTTCCTTGAAAACAGattttggcttttgtttcactaaaaagagtattttttcaATTGTGATTAACAAAAGCAACAATGATGCCATTTCTTTATGTCTTTTATTTAAGACAAAAGCTAGAGCATCTCTAAAGAACAGATCTTTAAAAACATCTGGAACATTAGCTCCAGAGTATGGGATATAGACTAGTGTCATGATCCTCAGTTAAAAACTGTCAGAAAAAACCTAGAGCACTCATGCTTTCTCCACTGAACAACACCAACAAATGATAAAAAAgtctataaagaaaaaaacacgaaaaattgaaaaatagtttttaattcTTTGGAAGTAGTAACACTTTCCAAGAACAAATGGACATTAGTCAAATCTCATGACTTGACACACACAGAATCACTACTATGCCACCTGTAATGAACTATTTATTTAGCAGTAAAAGTAACATATCAGCAGTTAGACCATCAATAAATGATGGATGGTTCATTTAATCAAATATAGGTAACATACTATTTAATTTTAACTATAGAGAAATCCCCTGTACTACAAAATAACAGCAACCTATCAAATACAAACGAGAGTCatttaatggaaaaagaaatccttgTGTATGATTTACAATCTATCAGAAGTGGTTActacagagcagctctgcagttccTTATGAGGAAATGGCAGGTAAGTGCCATTTCAGCAGCTGAGCTACACTGAATCGCAGGTCAGTAATGATGCCAATATATGAGTACAAACATAAGGGAAAATATGTGGCTTGAGAAGCAGAAACAGGGACAAGAGTGAATGTTTCTCACTGAAAGAGCATAAAGTTATTAGCCATCTTCAAAGAAAAGTACTTTTCTCCTTATTAGGCAATTTTGCAAATGATGAAGAAGAACCTTCTAAAAAATAGGagtattctttcttttccatactCCTTTTACTGAGAGCACCTTTATAGAAGAAATCTTCCAGGCACGGAAATGTGACAGCAACGTTTTTATTTGAGCAAAAGTTTATTCCAATATACGTCCAcaaattttctgttctggacTGAGATCTCTGTTACAGAGTTCAAGCCATTTCTGCAGTCTTGCTATTTTCAGAACATTCTATATAATTTTTCAACTTACAGTAGGAAAGAGGTATAGACTAATTACAGGGATTATTGATGGCTTAAGATTGGTCAGAGTCACTCCTCCGgggaaaataaatctctttcCAGAACAAACATAATaatttctggtttggtttgagCTGCCATCCATCCTGTATCAAAGATGGCTTTAATattatttccctcttttttttgtcCCCTCCGTAATGGGAGACCGGTGTAATAGAAGAAACACATGACACCACAGAGTGAGTTTGCTTTCTGTCTGTTTTACCCAGTCAAGACTTAAACCAACAACAGATTTCCATTTTTCCAAGTGATTAAAGTTTCTCCTTTAGAAAACATTgtaaaaacacttttaaatatTGCTCTTCATTAAACTTATACTGTTCAATAGATGTAAATTCCCTATATTTCAAGCACTCCATATTTAAAACTAAGGAAATAAGGATGATAAAAGTGCACGCTGTCTTTAATACCTTTGGCAGGgttcagctctgctggagtGACTGGGAGCAGCCCACCTACTCAGATCAGAAGCCATATGGGAGTTGCATTGAGCACATCATTTGACAGGAACTGCAAAGTCCTGCCTGGTTGGGAGCCAAGCCAGGTTTCCTGGTAGGAATGTGGCCTCAGAGCCAGCTACCCCAGTCACACTAACTGTGCTATCTGCCTGCTTCAAACCAGGACATTTCACTTCTGTGAAAACTTTGAACATGAGAAGATTATTGGGAAACCAGGAGCTCTATTTATGTCAGATGCACCTACTAAATCAAGACTTCTAAAACTTTCTAGAAAGTAGTATTATCCTGTTGCTCATTTTTATTACTAGGGTGCCTTTGTGAGCTGTATACAGGGCCTGTATATCTGGTTGACTGCAGACCTTTAAGattattccttcttttctttttttttcttcctccttttttttcccctagacCATTAAAATGGTTATATTCcacagctttaaaataaaatttggcaAAATATGACTTTTCTTGCTTCTCAATTTGTAGCTCATATTACAGTTCTTGAAAGTGAACAAATTGGAAGCTTATGTCTTCCAAGCTAAATCCTGAGTGCACCATAGAGAATAAATATTGATTCTAGCATAAGGACTAAGGGTCAGATCCAGTCCTGTTCTAAACTTTTCTGTCTAGGTCTGGCAGCACAAAGCCAGTCTAAAACCACAGTAACTGGCCCCTGAAGAATTTGTATTCTATAGGGCAAGTGTTAGCACAGACAAGCTGCAGTGGCTCCTATGAAATCCTTACATTCAtgcacagagctctgccaaGACTCTCATTAGGCAAGTCTACTTTATGTCTGGGATAAGCCCAACACCTTTACAAGAACGAGAGGCCACCTCTGAGCTCTTCTCCACCTGCAAATAAGCAGAAAATAGCCTCTTTCAAGAAGAAAGACAGCATACTTTCAGCTTGCTGTAGTCTTCCTCTGCCCTACTACTGAAATTCTCCAAAGAACTGCTTGGTGTTGACatcacagtgaaaaagaaaaaagacttgaaaaaaatCCTAGTAAAACATGGAATATAGTGTCCTCCACACAGGCAATGTCATACGTGGGCTAAGTCTGAAGATGACCTCTCAACCAGCATCCCATGTGCACCTCTGAATGAAAGGTTTTAACTGGTATGAAGATAGAGAAGCATCTGTTCATCCTTCTTTGCAAGGTTATAAAGTCATTAAGGGCTGAGGACATTACGTAGCAACATAACAAAAGGAATGTAGTTCCTGGGGTGTATAGTTTTGGCATttcatgcaaatgaaaaaaacagatgaCCAACTGAGAGCTTTTTTATACTACTTAACATCACACTTGCTGTCTTTGAACTGTACATACGGAAGAgataagaaagaagaaacactttAATTTCCCAGTTTTGTAAAAAAGGCTTCCCATTCTTGACCGGAGAGATTACCTTTGCATTTCCAACAGCCCACAGTTAGGGGGCTAATCTGACCATCTGACTGTGGTTTCATAGCTGGCCTTCTACCTGTCTATTTAAACACCTCTTGGAATGGCTGTAAATTCCTATGTCAACCACTGGCACTTGGCAAAGTCTTGAATTACTAGGGAATACAAGGatgcctgtgctcctgcagtTTGGAGGAGTCATAAGGCATCATTCTGCACATGCAATTCAAAGAAGGTAGcccttttaaaatatgtttgatgtatttattttaatctgcCACTTTCTGTCTTTTAATTGCTGATGTTACCTCTTCACATTTGAAGATACTACTATAATTTGTTCATTTAACTCTGCTCTGGATGTTCTGCCTGTCCTCTGGATTTCAGTGCTTTATTGAATGTACTGCCACTCTCCAAAACCAGTCAGAGAATCATTGTTTTTGAAAACCCCCGAAATATTTAGAATTAAACatatggttttgtttgtttgtttttaatatggGCCGCTGAACTAATTATTACAatctacttttttaaaaagtcatttaaaAGTACTGTCCTatacaaaaccaaacacttcTCAGTGAATACACACAGTACACAATGATCAAACAAACTGTACTACGCTTACTTGAGGAGAAGCTACAGGGCAGGATCTGTTCTCCACTGGTATACTGTGCTCCCAGGAACTGAAGGATCCAGTTACAGATGCATCAAGGGTAGACTGCAGCCTTGCTGTGACCAAATAACCAACTTCAGGCTTTCACTCTGAGGTTTCTATGAATGCACATTTGTGTCCCTGGTAATTGCTGGTTTCAAGGGACAGATTCTGTGCATGTAAAACTAGAAGTGGTATAAAACCTGACATTTTGATTTGTGCAATTcctatttcagtgttttcactaAATCTGGCTTATACTTTGAGAACTGTACTAGAATATCAGCCATTGAGAAATGGCATCTAACATTTTTAGGTAACTGTAGTAGTATCGggtatttcattaattttaaggCTTTTTCAAATTCACCTTGATCTTGATAATTCAAATAATTCAAACTATTGAGACCATTATCAGAGTATGTTGAAGAAAAAATTGGAATCCATCTGCTTAAAAGCACACTGAAACcaaccaagaaaacaaataaataatcaaatCTGTTGCATTCTAACAGCTGATAACCTAAACTGTACGACCTCATATCTGTTTAGACATTTCATATAAATGTCTATGTGTACTTGCTGTGAAGAAGAGCAAGACTCTGAATATGATCTTACTGAGTCAGAGGTCATGGACACACTAACCTCTTGCAGAAAAATCAGGTATGAAACAAGAGCCTCTCATTTGACTTCTAGGAGCTTTGAATAGGTATGAAATTTGACTCAGAGAGACTAAATGGAGACAAATTATTCCAACAGCAATATGGAGAGCCAGATTCAGCTCTACACAATCCTGGTATGAAACTGAAGTAATGAGTTGCAAATCCAAGGACATAATTTCAGATTTATtcctaataaaaacaaatagaaTCAGATAGACCACTTAGGTTTAGGCTTTTACATCATAGGTACTAAATATCTGAAGTTATCTGCTACAAGGTGAAAATAAACTCATCCAACACCTCTAAGATGTACACAGAGAAAATTGTAACATATACTGCAATTACCCAGTAGTAAGAAAACAGAGGCAATGATGCTGGTTTATATCATAAAtgctcagagcacagctgcagcaaAACACTCAGTTTTTGCTATGTTATGTATgtcaaatacaattttaaattgCCATCCTCTATAGAAAAATAACACCCCCCAAAAGCCTTCAGTTCGAGTTGAGTGTATTTTAAGAAGCAAAAAATGCTTTAACACTGACCTCTTCACCCTAATGACAAGGACTGCTCACTTAAAGTACATCTCTATTTCCTGTTTCAGCATCACATACAATGTACACATTACtatcagatggaaaaaaaatatattaaaaaagcttTCACATTACCAAAGTCCTACTGAACACTTATTTCCATAGGATGactactaaaagaaaaaacccaaaaaactacACAGGAGTCAAATTCATCTTAAACACTTCCTTTATAGATAGGAATTTGAAAACCAATGACAGTTTTTCACCTTGATTTGAACAAAAACCAGCTATCAAAGAGATGTCAAAACAGTCAACAAGTCAAACAATCTTGACAACTAACTAGCAGTTCATTGACCCCTCTGATCCCACTGCTTTTAACAAATCaggtaaatattttgtttctggttGTCTAACTTT
It contains:
- the HIVEP2 gene encoding transcription factor HIVEP2, whose product is MPIDYCVESSKEKEKSVNLLQPWKNGSNKTLKSTALDTLHVSAQLSSELALKTLCNKMDSGDTAIGQKATSRSGETAKVPSRWRQEHTAVIKMSTFSNQEVQRQPQVDHEQIGNTASAQLFSSGKLVSSNEAAQQVTEKQYPQHRPSPYSCQHSLSFPQHSLPQGFLHNIKPHQSLEGPPWQFPSHLQSVASEDLFPFHMHSHSGGFSRKKISSLNPAYSQYSQKSLEQSEDAHKKEHKPKKPGKYICPYCNRACAKPSVLKKHIRSHTGERPYPCVPCGFSFKTKSNLYKHRKSHAHAIKAGLVPFTDSAVSKLDLDASYIDVEAEIHSDGEQSTDTDEETSLLVEGSDKLSPVSQLPLDIASRSGFHSSMEESLVGPMKVPILIIPKSGIQLPSESSPYIGSDMLQTPSLSTKSDDSHTVKQRLALRLSEKKGQDSEQSLNLLSPHSKGSTDSGYFSRSESAEQQISPPNTNAKSYEEIIFGKFYRINQRTALTVATANQEHSLMGKKGKTDPSPLLNNRLDIKMLEEHISQLTPNKDELVDSSNLSTIKSAQVYPGSNTECRQSQITTSSIKSETSLYQVSQQGDVPVLLEPPVDSSPLIRSNSMPTSSANTLSIPPSLRGSHSFDEKMTGSDDVFYPGTVGISHQRMLRRQAAFELPSVQEGHSDSDYHGRPGKNIIIASSRQTTGDKGPSLKEKKGDKTFYDYDASGKHYRKWEEFEAQKHNYRDSPSLGGMNKGGEFFVDPLGQSQSVPSMLGTTFENRKRRKEESVGDEEDSPMLCSSTTGTTAGIQPLDFDPKSQMQEVPRSGFALQGLENAPHCNTERFEICRPYLQSGSPAASLEDSSLAAEQEKTAESLARKPPGNVISVIQHTNSLSRPNSFERSESTEHIACPQEKIYSPPETCESEICESPMSPDRAPQMENADTSKPSPQQPQPCHMQPRLVRQHNIQVPEIRVTEEPDKPEKDKELQSKDQERPTEEFQWPQRSETLSQLPAEKLPPKKKRLRLADMEHSSGESSFESTGTSLSRSPSQESNLSHSSSFSMSFEREESMKFITPPKQDEFGKQSEFLTVPAGAYSLSVPGHHHQREMRRCSSEQMPCPHAAEIPEIRSKSFDYGNLSHASSAGTPTMALSPSRERKKCFLVRQASFSGFPEISQTDQSTEQSIKQEQMEHSQAGLRSSQLAWHHSPSSVLQPIQVDDSGKQAIGSCAQLSTSSSHLAQQQALLVDSPEMLRTSLIQQAPYIPNKHPSEQQQLFAHQEKVSFSPIHSTLFQFPYPAVCMVHLPPSQQPVLWQSCTEPLHFQHQFVQQLQKSYIKQPFQTDIPPSYHLEHAPELIGKKAADYVHAKEQTYQHYSGTSGQHSKNILAKYQSDHSIKPTDTSSEQHLPTDFDTRSDGSIQSLPGTVVPVRIQTHVPSYGSVMYTSISQILGQSNSPAIVICKVDETVSQRTLATNATMQGIGFNIAQMLGQHGGLEKYPLWKVPQTLPLGLEPPIPLCLPSSSDMVSTLGGSKRMLSPASSLELFMETKQQKRVKEEKMYGQIVEELSAVELTNSDIKKDFSRMQKPQLVRQSCATEPKESLPYLSSSSSLSSSSSQDFPPVSMPAADAFPLGREKLSSFDSTSPGQKSSGPSEGRDSPEELDVDETASDMSMSPQRSSLPPGEIQTEDQLKHQKLPLGMLVQMSSNTVGKVTASTILLTDVADFHQILQFPSLRTTTTVSWCFLNYTKPNYTQQPTLKASVYASWCISSCNPNPSGLSTKTTLALLRSKQKNTTEIYTLAAMHRPGAGKLTSSSAWKQFAQMKHEPFFLFGSKLEKKVVGNILKERVKGDIHGDKDITSKQTEPIRIKIFEGGYKSNEDYVYVRGRGRGKYICEECGIRCKKPSMLKKHIRTHTDVRPYVCKLCNFAFKTKGNLTKHMKSKAHMKKCLELGVSMTSVDETEEAENMEDMQQEAEKSSNLAGLSAEHQFSDAEESDGEDGDDNDDDDEDEDDFDDTQGDSTPKTRSRSTSPQPPRFSSLSVNSAGASQGASPEGSLPVGHSSLISYLVTLPSIQVTQLITPSDSCEDTQMTEYQRFFQSKSTDSEPDKDRLDIPSCMDEDCTLSLDPSSSPRDLSPSSRQSSPGYDSSPYRDNSPKRYLMPKGDLSPRRHLSPRRDISPMRHLSPRKEAVLRRELSPRRDVSPRRHLSPRRPMSPGKDASVRRDLSPRRERRYMASVRAASPRRGLYHNPALSMGQYLQSESIPVGHSRRGLSQAPYFNVYGEKGGMEHRRSSLFPEGPSDYVFSHLPLHSQQQIRAPIPMMPIGGIQMVHSVPVALSGLHSPSTLALQREISEEKQRGTAETLTKESYSISKHHEKRTSLHSLHSSTPSSTPSSPLLLLTQSTSEDSVVATEREQEENIQTCTKAIASLRIATEEAVLHGAEQLQSPSEPHQKPSESAHFSIKHFSGSEPGQTCASATHPDLHGGEQDSFGTSQTALAHPTFYSKSFVDVRQLGFHSRSDPPSSTQGRKDPSSEKSKPH